One window from the genome of Gavia stellata isolate bGavSte3 chromosome 10, bGavSte3.hap2, whole genome shotgun sequence encodes:
- the NOS1AP gene encoding carboxyl-terminal PDZ ligand of neuronal nitric oxide synthase protein isoform X1 — MPAKSKYNLVDDRHDLRIPLHNEDAFQHGICFEAKYIGSLDVPRPNSRVEIVTAMRRIRYEFKAKNIKKKKVSLIVSVDGVKVILKKKKKLLSLQKKEWAWDENKMLIMHDPIYRIFYVSHDSQDLKIFSYIARDGSSNVFRCNVFKSKKKSQAMRIVRTVGQAFEVCHKLSLQHTQQNADGQEDGDSERNGDDLDVPACRLAGAERVAASAEETDIDAVELPLPGADILDFSRGVTDLDAVGKEASADTKGCLHPEDILTASPKMLLPSSAQLPDLGTPLSAHHQMQLLQQLLQQQQQQTQVAVAQVHLLKDQLAAEAAARLEAQARVHQLLLQNKDLLQHISLLVKQVQELELKLAGNTTTGSQDSLLEITFRSNVLPVLCDPTTPQPEDTHPPPLGPSSGFPSALGSPIGRNDCLVKLECYRFLPGSGPPAPEPPLGSLELIKFRESGIASEYESNTDESEERDSWSQEEPPRLLHVQPRQDLGDSLEDEIAV, encoded by the exons tACATCGGGAGCCTGGATGTGCCACGGCCAAACAGCCGGGTGGAGATCGTGACGGCCATGCGGCGGATCAGG TATGAGTTTAAAGCCAAGAATatcaagaagaagaaagtgagtCTCATCGTGTCAGTGGATGGTGTGAAGGTCAttctgaagaagaagaagaag cttctttcGTTGCAGAAAAAAGAATGGGCCTGGGACGAGAACAAAATGCTCATCATGCATGATCCCATCTACAG GATATTCTACGTGTCCCACGACTCCCAGGACTTAAAGATCTTCAGCTACATTGCCAGGGATGGGTCTAGCAATGTCTTCAGGTGCAATGTCTTCAAATCCAAGAAGAAG AGCCAAGCCATGCGCATCGTCCGGACGGTGGGGCAGGCATTCGAGGTTTGCCACAAGCTGAGCCTGCAACACACTCAGCAAAATGCGGACGGGCAGGAGGACGGAGACAGTGAGAGGAACGGGGACGATCTGGATGTCCCAG CCTGCCGCCTCGCTGGTGCGGAGAGGGTGGCCGCGTCCGCAGAGGAGACGGACATCGACGCTGTGGAGCTGCCGCTGCCCGGAGCTGACATCCTCGACTTCAGCCGCGGGGTGACCGACCTCGATGCTGTGGGCAAGGAGGCGAGTGCCGACACCAAG GGCTGCCTCCACCCTGAAGATATCCTGACGGCGTCGCCCAAGATGCTGCTGCCCTCGTCTGCCCAGCTGCCGGACCTGGGAACACCCCTCTCTGCCCACCACCAAatgcagcttctgcagcagctcctgcagcagcagcagcagcagacacaaGTGGCCGTGGCACAG GTCCACTTGCTGAAGGACCAGCTGGCCGCGGAGGCGGCGGCACGGCTGGAGGCCCAGGCTCGCGtgcaccagctcctgctccagaaCAAGGACTTGCTGCAGCACATCTCGCTCCTGGTCAAACaggtgcaggagctggagctgaaGCTGGCGGGGAACACCACCA CAGGCTCCCAGGACAGTCTGCTGGAGATCACCTTTCGCTCCAACGTCCTCCCCGTCCTCTGCGACCCGACCACTCCACAGCCTGAGGACACCCACCCGCCGCCACTGGGCCCCAGCTCGGGCTTCCCCAGcgccctgggcagccccatAGGTAGGAACGACTGTCTGGTGAAGCTAGAGTGCTACCGCTTTCTGCCGGGCTCGGGGCCGCCCGCCCCAGAGCCGCCGCTGGGCAGCCTGGAGCTCATCAAGTTCCGCGAGTCAGGCATCGCCTCCGAGTACGAGTCCAACACGGACGAGAGCGAGGAGCGCGACTCCTGGTCCCAGGAGGAACCACCGCGCCTGCTCCATGTCCAGCCCAGGCAGGACCTGGGCGACAGCCTGGAGGACGAGATCGCAGTGTAG
- the NOS1AP gene encoding carboxyl-terminal PDZ ligand of neuronal nitric oxide synthase protein isoform X4 → MPAKSKYNLVDDRHDLRIPLHNEDAFQHGICFEAKYIGSLDVPRPNSRVEIVTAMRRIRYEFKAKNIKKKKVSLIVSVDGVKVILKKKKKLLSLQKKEWAWDENKMLIMHDPIYRIFYVSHDSQDLKIFSYIARDGSSNVFRCNVFKSKKKSQAMRIVRTVGQAFEVCHKLSLQHTQQNADGQEDGDSERNGDDLDVPACRLAGAERVAASAEETDIDAVELPLPGADILDFSRGVTDLDAVGKEASADTKVLFQHPQQNILTASPKMLLPSSAQLPDLGTPLSAHHQMQLLQQLLQQQQQQTQVAVAQVHLLKDQLAAEAAARLEAQARVHQLLLQNKDLLQHISLLVKQVQELELKLAGNTTTGSQDSLLEITFRSNVLPVLCDPTTPQPEDTHPPPLGPSSGFPSALGSPIGRNDCLVKLECYRFLPGSGPPAPEPPLGSLELIKFRESGIASEYESNTDESEERDSWSQEEPPRLLHVQPRQDLGDSLEDEIAV, encoded by the exons tACATCGGGAGCCTGGATGTGCCACGGCCAAACAGCCGGGTGGAGATCGTGACGGCCATGCGGCGGATCAGG TATGAGTTTAAAGCCAAGAATatcaagaagaagaaagtgagtCTCATCGTGTCAGTGGATGGTGTGAAGGTCAttctgaagaagaagaagaag cttctttcGTTGCAGAAAAAAGAATGGGCCTGGGACGAGAACAAAATGCTCATCATGCATGATCCCATCTACAG GATATTCTACGTGTCCCACGACTCCCAGGACTTAAAGATCTTCAGCTACATTGCCAGGGATGGGTCTAGCAATGTCTTCAGGTGCAATGTCTTCAAATCCAAGAAGAAG AGCCAAGCCATGCGCATCGTCCGGACGGTGGGGCAGGCATTCGAGGTTTGCCACAAGCTGAGCCTGCAACACACTCAGCAAAATGCGGACGGGCAGGAGGACGGAGACAGTGAGAGGAACGGGGACGATCTGGATGTCCCAG CCTGCCGCCTCGCTGGTGCGGAGAGGGTGGCCGCGTCCGCAGAGGAGACGGACATCGACGCTGTGGAGCTGCCGCTGCCCGGAGCTGACATCCTCGACTTCAGCCGCGGGGTGACCGACCTCGATGCTGTGGGCAAGGAGGCGAGTGCCGACACCAAGGTAC TTTTTCAGCACCCCCAACAAA ATATCCTGACGGCGTCGCCCAAGATGCTGCTGCCCTCGTCTGCCCAGCTGCCGGACCTGGGAACACCCCTCTCTGCCCACCACCAAatgcagcttctgcagcagctcctgcagcagcagcagcagcagacacaaGTGGCCGTGGCACAG GTCCACTTGCTGAAGGACCAGCTGGCCGCGGAGGCGGCGGCACGGCTGGAGGCCCAGGCTCGCGtgcaccagctcctgctccagaaCAAGGACTTGCTGCAGCACATCTCGCTCCTGGTCAAACaggtgcaggagctggagctgaaGCTGGCGGGGAACACCACCA CAGGCTCCCAGGACAGTCTGCTGGAGATCACCTTTCGCTCCAACGTCCTCCCCGTCCTCTGCGACCCGACCACTCCACAGCCTGAGGACACCCACCCGCCGCCACTGGGCCCCAGCTCGGGCTTCCCCAGcgccctgggcagccccatAGGTAGGAACGACTGTCTGGTGAAGCTAGAGTGCTACCGCTTTCTGCCGGGCTCGGGGCCGCCCGCCCCAGAGCCGCCGCTGGGCAGCCTGGAGCTCATCAAGTTCCGCGAGTCAGGCATCGCCTCCGAGTACGAGTCCAACACGGACGAGAGCGAGGAGCGCGACTCCTGGTCCCAGGAGGAACCACCGCGCCTGCTCCATGTCCAGCCCAGGCAGGACCTGGGCGACAGCCTGGAGGACGAGATCGCAGTGTAG
- the NOS1AP gene encoding carboxyl-terminal PDZ ligand of neuronal nitric oxide synthase protein isoform X5, whose translation MPAKSKYNLVDDRHDLRIPLHNEDAFQHGICFEAKYIGSLDVPRPNSRVEIVTAMRRIRYEFKAKNIKKKKVSLIVSVDGVKVILKKKKKLLSLQKKEWAWDENKMLIMHDPIYRIFYVSHDSQDLKIFSYIARDGSSNVFRCNVFKSKKKSQAMRIVRTVGQAFEVCHKLSLQHTQQNADGQEDGDSERNGDDLDVPACRLAGAERVAASAEETDIDAVELPLPGADILDFSRGVTDLDAVGKEGCLHPEDILTASPKMLLPSSAQLPDLGTPLSAHHQMQLLQQLLQQQQQQTQVAVAQVHLLKDQLAAEAAARLEAQARVHQLLLQNKDLLQHISLLVKQVQELELKLAGNTTTGSQDSLLEITFRSNVLPVLCDPTTPQPEDTHPPPLGPSSGFPSALGSPIGRNDCLVKLECYRFLPGSGPPAPEPPLGSLELIKFRESGIASEYESNTDESEERDSWSQEEPPRLLHVQPRQDLGDSLEDEIAV comes from the exons tACATCGGGAGCCTGGATGTGCCACGGCCAAACAGCCGGGTGGAGATCGTGACGGCCATGCGGCGGATCAGG TATGAGTTTAAAGCCAAGAATatcaagaagaagaaagtgagtCTCATCGTGTCAGTGGATGGTGTGAAGGTCAttctgaagaagaagaagaag cttctttcGTTGCAGAAAAAAGAATGGGCCTGGGACGAGAACAAAATGCTCATCATGCATGATCCCATCTACAG GATATTCTACGTGTCCCACGACTCCCAGGACTTAAAGATCTTCAGCTACATTGCCAGGGATGGGTCTAGCAATGTCTTCAGGTGCAATGTCTTCAAATCCAAGAAGAAG AGCCAAGCCATGCGCATCGTCCGGACGGTGGGGCAGGCATTCGAGGTTTGCCACAAGCTGAGCCTGCAACACACTCAGCAAAATGCGGACGGGCAGGAGGACGGAGACAGTGAGAGGAACGGGGACGATCTGGATGTCCCAG CCTGCCGCCTCGCTGGTGCGGAGAGGGTGGCCGCGTCCGCAGAGGAGACGGACATCGACGCTGTGGAGCTGCCGCTGCCCGGAGCTGACATCCTCGACTTCAGCCGCGGGGTGACCGACCTCGATGCTGTGGGCAAGGAG GGCTGCCTCCACCCTGAAGATATCCTGACGGCGTCGCCCAAGATGCTGCTGCCCTCGTCTGCCCAGCTGCCGGACCTGGGAACACCCCTCTCTGCCCACCACCAAatgcagcttctgcagcagctcctgcagcagcagcagcagcagacacaaGTGGCCGTGGCACAG GTCCACTTGCTGAAGGACCAGCTGGCCGCGGAGGCGGCGGCACGGCTGGAGGCCCAGGCTCGCGtgcaccagctcctgctccagaaCAAGGACTTGCTGCAGCACATCTCGCTCCTGGTCAAACaggtgcaggagctggagctgaaGCTGGCGGGGAACACCACCA CAGGCTCCCAGGACAGTCTGCTGGAGATCACCTTTCGCTCCAACGTCCTCCCCGTCCTCTGCGACCCGACCACTCCACAGCCTGAGGACACCCACCCGCCGCCACTGGGCCCCAGCTCGGGCTTCCCCAGcgccctgggcagccccatAGGTAGGAACGACTGTCTGGTGAAGCTAGAGTGCTACCGCTTTCTGCCGGGCTCGGGGCCGCCCGCCCCAGAGCCGCCGCTGGGCAGCCTGGAGCTCATCAAGTTCCGCGAGTCAGGCATCGCCTCCGAGTACGAGTCCAACACGGACGAGAGCGAGGAGCGCGACTCCTGGTCCCAGGAGGAACCACCGCGCCTGCTCCATGTCCAGCCCAGGCAGGACCTGGGCGACAGCCTGGAGGACGAGATCGCAGTGTAG
- the NOS1AP gene encoding carboxyl-terminal PDZ ligand of neuronal nitric oxide synthase protein isoform X6, giving the protein MPAKSKYNLVDDRHDLRIPLHNEDAFQHGICFEAKYIGSLDVPRPNSRVEIVTAMRRIRYEFKAKNIKKKKVSLIVSVDGVKVILKKKKKKKEWAWDENKMLIMHDPIYRIFYVSHDSQDLKIFSYIARDGSSNVFRCNVFKSKKKSQAMRIVRTVGQAFEVCHKLSLQHTQQNADGQEDGDSERNGDDLDVPACRLAGAERVAASAEETDIDAVELPLPGADILDFSRGVTDLDAVGKEASADTKVLFQHPQQNILTASPKMLLPSSAQLPDLGTPLSAHHQMQLLQQLLQQQQQQTQVAVAQVHLLKDQLAAEAAARLEAQARVHQLLLQNKDLLQHISLLVKQVQELELKLAGNTTTGSQDSLLEITFRSNVLPVLCDPTTPQPEDTHPPPLGPSSGFPSALGSPIGRNDCLVKLECYRFLPGSGPPAPEPPLGSLELIKFRESGIASEYESNTDESEERDSWSQEEPPRLLHVQPRQDLGDSLEDEIAV; this is encoded by the exons tACATCGGGAGCCTGGATGTGCCACGGCCAAACAGCCGGGTGGAGATCGTGACGGCCATGCGGCGGATCAGG TATGAGTTTAAAGCCAAGAATatcaagaagaagaaagtgagtCTCATCGTGTCAGTGGATGGTGTGAAGGTCAttctgaagaagaagaagaag AAAAAAGAATGGGCCTGGGACGAGAACAAAATGCTCATCATGCATGATCCCATCTACAG GATATTCTACGTGTCCCACGACTCCCAGGACTTAAAGATCTTCAGCTACATTGCCAGGGATGGGTCTAGCAATGTCTTCAGGTGCAATGTCTTCAAATCCAAGAAGAAG AGCCAAGCCATGCGCATCGTCCGGACGGTGGGGCAGGCATTCGAGGTTTGCCACAAGCTGAGCCTGCAACACACTCAGCAAAATGCGGACGGGCAGGAGGACGGAGACAGTGAGAGGAACGGGGACGATCTGGATGTCCCAG CCTGCCGCCTCGCTGGTGCGGAGAGGGTGGCCGCGTCCGCAGAGGAGACGGACATCGACGCTGTGGAGCTGCCGCTGCCCGGAGCTGACATCCTCGACTTCAGCCGCGGGGTGACCGACCTCGATGCTGTGGGCAAGGAGGCGAGTGCCGACACCAAGGTAC TTTTTCAGCACCCCCAACAAA ATATCCTGACGGCGTCGCCCAAGATGCTGCTGCCCTCGTCTGCCCAGCTGCCGGACCTGGGAACACCCCTCTCTGCCCACCACCAAatgcagcttctgcagcagctcctgcagcagcagcagcagcagacacaaGTGGCCGTGGCACAG GTCCACTTGCTGAAGGACCAGCTGGCCGCGGAGGCGGCGGCACGGCTGGAGGCCCAGGCTCGCGtgcaccagctcctgctccagaaCAAGGACTTGCTGCAGCACATCTCGCTCCTGGTCAAACaggtgcaggagctggagctgaaGCTGGCGGGGAACACCACCA CAGGCTCCCAGGACAGTCTGCTGGAGATCACCTTTCGCTCCAACGTCCTCCCCGTCCTCTGCGACCCGACCACTCCACAGCCTGAGGACACCCACCCGCCGCCACTGGGCCCCAGCTCGGGCTTCCCCAGcgccctgggcagccccatAGGTAGGAACGACTGTCTGGTGAAGCTAGAGTGCTACCGCTTTCTGCCGGGCTCGGGGCCGCCCGCCCCAGAGCCGCCGCTGGGCAGCCTGGAGCTCATCAAGTTCCGCGAGTCAGGCATCGCCTCCGAGTACGAGTCCAACACGGACGAGAGCGAGGAGCGCGACTCCTGGTCCCAGGAGGAACCACCGCGCCTGCTCCATGTCCAGCCCAGGCAGGACCTGGGCGACAGCCTGGAGGACGAGATCGCAGTGTAG
- the NOS1AP gene encoding carboxyl-terminal PDZ ligand of neuronal nitric oxide synthase protein isoform X2, giving the protein MPAKSKYNLVDDRHDLRIPLHNEDAFQHGICFEAKYIGSLDVPRPNSRVEIVTAMRRIRYEFKAKNIKKKKVSLIVSVDGVKVILKKKKKKKEWAWDENKMLIMHDPIYRIFYVSHDSQDLKIFSYIARDGSSNVFRCNVFKSKKKSQAMRIVRTVGQAFEVCHKLSLQHTQQNADGQEDGDSERNGDDLDVPACRLAGAERVAASAEETDIDAVELPLPGADILDFSRGVTDLDAVGKEASADTKGCLHPEDILTASPKMLLPSSAQLPDLGTPLSAHHQMQLLQQLLQQQQQQTQVAVAQVHLLKDQLAAEAAARLEAQARVHQLLLQNKDLLQHISLLVKQVQELELKLAGNTTTGSQDSLLEITFRSNVLPVLCDPTTPQPEDTHPPPLGPSSGFPSALGSPIGRNDCLVKLECYRFLPGSGPPAPEPPLGSLELIKFRESGIASEYESNTDESEERDSWSQEEPPRLLHVQPRQDLGDSLEDEIAV; this is encoded by the exons tACATCGGGAGCCTGGATGTGCCACGGCCAAACAGCCGGGTGGAGATCGTGACGGCCATGCGGCGGATCAGG TATGAGTTTAAAGCCAAGAATatcaagaagaagaaagtgagtCTCATCGTGTCAGTGGATGGTGTGAAGGTCAttctgaagaagaagaagaag AAAAAAGAATGGGCCTGGGACGAGAACAAAATGCTCATCATGCATGATCCCATCTACAG GATATTCTACGTGTCCCACGACTCCCAGGACTTAAAGATCTTCAGCTACATTGCCAGGGATGGGTCTAGCAATGTCTTCAGGTGCAATGTCTTCAAATCCAAGAAGAAG AGCCAAGCCATGCGCATCGTCCGGACGGTGGGGCAGGCATTCGAGGTTTGCCACAAGCTGAGCCTGCAACACACTCAGCAAAATGCGGACGGGCAGGAGGACGGAGACAGTGAGAGGAACGGGGACGATCTGGATGTCCCAG CCTGCCGCCTCGCTGGTGCGGAGAGGGTGGCCGCGTCCGCAGAGGAGACGGACATCGACGCTGTGGAGCTGCCGCTGCCCGGAGCTGACATCCTCGACTTCAGCCGCGGGGTGACCGACCTCGATGCTGTGGGCAAGGAGGCGAGTGCCGACACCAAG GGCTGCCTCCACCCTGAAGATATCCTGACGGCGTCGCCCAAGATGCTGCTGCCCTCGTCTGCCCAGCTGCCGGACCTGGGAACACCCCTCTCTGCCCACCACCAAatgcagcttctgcagcagctcctgcagcagcagcagcagcagacacaaGTGGCCGTGGCACAG GTCCACTTGCTGAAGGACCAGCTGGCCGCGGAGGCGGCGGCACGGCTGGAGGCCCAGGCTCGCGtgcaccagctcctgctccagaaCAAGGACTTGCTGCAGCACATCTCGCTCCTGGTCAAACaggtgcaggagctggagctgaaGCTGGCGGGGAACACCACCA CAGGCTCCCAGGACAGTCTGCTGGAGATCACCTTTCGCTCCAACGTCCTCCCCGTCCTCTGCGACCCGACCACTCCACAGCCTGAGGACACCCACCCGCCGCCACTGGGCCCCAGCTCGGGCTTCCCCAGcgccctgggcagccccatAGGTAGGAACGACTGTCTGGTGAAGCTAGAGTGCTACCGCTTTCTGCCGGGCTCGGGGCCGCCCGCCCCAGAGCCGCCGCTGGGCAGCCTGGAGCTCATCAAGTTCCGCGAGTCAGGCATCGCCTCCGAGTACGAGTCCAACACGGACGAGAGCGAGGAGCGCGACTCCTGGTCCCAGGAGGAACCACCGCGCCTGCTCCATGTCCAGCCCAGGCAGGACCTGGGCGACAGCCTGGAGGACGAGATCGCAGTGTAG
- the NOS1AP gene encoding carboxyl-terminal PDZ ligand of neuronal nitric oxide synthase protein isoform X3, with protein MPAKSKYNLVDDRHDLRIPLHNEDAFQHGICFEAKYIGSLDVPRPNSRVEIVTAMRRIRYEFKAKNIKKKKVSLIVSVDGVKVILKKKKKKKEWAWDENKMLIMHDPIYRIFYVSHDSQDLKIFSYIARDGSSNVFRCNVFKSKKKSQAMRIVRTVGQAFEVCHKLSLQHTQQNADGQEDGDSERNGDDLDVPACRLAGAERVAASAEETDIDAVELPLPGADILDFSRGVTDLDAVGKEANHTFDAGVLQGCLHPEDILTASPKMLLPSSAQLPDLGTPLSAHHQMQLLQQLLQQQQQQTQVAVAQVHLLKDQLAAEAAARLEAQARVHQLLLQNKDLLQHISLLVKQVQELELKLAGNTTTGSQDSLLEITFRSNVLPVLCDPTTPQPEDTHPPPLGPSSGFPSALGSPIGRNDCLVKLECYRFLPGSGPPAPEPPLGSLELIKFRESGIASEYESNTDESEERDSWSQEEPPRLLHVQPRQDLGDSLEDEIAV; from the exons tACATCGGGAGCCTGGATGTGCCACGGCCAAACAGCCGGGTGGAGATCGTGACGGCCATGCGGCGGATCAGG TATGAGTTTAAAGCCAAGAATatcaagaagaagaaagtgagtCTCATCGTGTCAGTGGATGGTGTGAAGGTCAttctgaagaagaagaagaag AAAAAAGAATGGGCCTGGGACGAGAACAAAATGCTCATCATGCATGATCCCATCTACAG GATATTCTACGTGTCCCACGACTCCCAGGACTTAAAGATCTTCAGCTACATTGCCAGGGATGGGTCTAGCAATGTCTTCAGGTGCAATGTCTTCAAATCCAAGAAGAAG AGCCAAGCCATGCGCATCGTCCGGACGGTGGGGCAGGCATTCGAGGTTTGCCACAAGCTGAGCCTGCAACACACTCAGCAAAATGCGGACGGGCAGGAGGACGGAGACAGTGAGAGGAACGGGGACGATCTGGATGTCCCAG CCTGCCGCCTCGCTGGTGCGGAGAGGGTGGCCGCGTCCGCAGAGGAGACGGACATCGACGCTGTGGAGCTGCCGCTGCCCGGAGCTGACATCCTCGACTTCAGCCGCGGGGTGACCGACCTCGATGCTGTGGGCAAGGAGGCGA ATCACACTTTCGACGCCGGTGTTTTGCAGGGCTGCCTCCACCCTGAAGATATCCTGACGGCGTCGCCCAAGATGCTGCTGCCCTCGTCTGCCCAGCTGCCGGACCTGGGAACACCCCTCTCTGCCCACCACCAAatgcagcttctgcagcagctcctgcagcagcagcagcagcagacacaaGTGGCCGTGGCACAG GTCCACTTGCTGAAGGACCAGCTGGCCGCGGAGGCGGCGGCACGGCTGGAGGCCCAGGCTCGCGtgcaccagctcctgctccagaaCAAGGACTTGCTGCAGCACATCTCGCTCCTGGTCAAACaggtgcaggagctggagctgaaGCTGGCGGGGAACACCACCA CAGGCTCCCAGGACAGTCTGCTGGAGATCACCTTTCGCTCCAACGTCCTCCCCGTCCTCTGCGACCCGACCACTCCACAGCCTGAGGACACCCACCCGCCGCCACTGGGCCCCAGCTCGGGCTTCCCCAGcgccctgggcagccccatAGGTAGGAACGACTGTCTGGTGAAGCTAGAGTGCTACCGCTTTCTGCCGGGCTCGGGGCCGCCCGCCCCAGAGCCGCCGCTGGGCAGCCTGGAGCTCATCAAGTTCCGCGAGTCAGGCATCGCCTCCGAGTACGAGTCCAACACGGACGAGAGCGAGGAGCGCGACTCCTGGTCCCAGGAGGAACCACCGCGCCTGCTCCATGTCCAGCCCAGGCAGGACCTGGGCGACAGCCTGGAGGACGAGATCGCAGTGTAG
- the SPATA46 gene encoding spermatogenesis-associated protein 46, with product MESFALPTVSTGAMPCGTRTRSPEAPCPWRPASLPAPPGSKRPARTCTIYRPWFSPYSYFMCTKGAAQQHPGTFSFSLATSTWEPEEPDDLSEIVCSSSVSSDKPQPPARNSLASCGASITIWDILAASQRQSVAQRGYQCVSCCRIFPTLWSVKTHIQHSSQEGYSCKVYYRRLKALWEKEHKEQQAAAPRVPM from the exons ATGGAGAGCTTTGCCCTGCCCACCGTTTCCACTGGGGCCATGCCCTGCGGCACCAGGACAAGAAGCCCAGAGGCCCCATGCCCCTGGCgccctgccagcctgcctg ccccgccgggcAGCAAGCGCCCTGCCCGCACCTGCACCATCTACCGGCCCTGGTTCTCGCCCTACAGCTACTTCATGTGCACCAAAGGAGCCGCCCAGCAGCACCCGGGCACCTTCTCCTTCAGTCTGGCCACCAGCACCTGGGAGCCTGAGGAGCCCGATGACCTCTCGGAGATCGTCTGCTCCTCCTCTGTCTCCTCAGACAAGCCCCAGCCCCCCGCGAGGAACAGTCTGGCCAGCTGCGGAGCCAGTATCACCATCTGGGACATCCTTGCCGCTTCCCAGCGGCAGTCGGTGGCCCAGCGCGGCTACCAGTGCGTGTCGTGCTGCCGCATCTTCCCCACGCTGTGGTCGGTCAAGACCCACATCCAGCACAGCTCCCAGGAGGGCTACAGCTGCAAGGTGTACTACCGCAGGCTCAAGGCCCTGTGGGAGAAGGAGCACAAGGagcagcaggctgcagcccccagggTGCCCATGTAG
- the C10H1orf226 gene encoding LOW QUALITY PROTEIN: uncharacterized protein C1orf226 homolog (The sequence of the model RefSeq protein was modified relative to this genomic sequence to represent the inferred CDS: deleted 1 base in 1 codon): MSHVCAVHSRMLLGNGLSPRPLWGAWPVRGNSQPGLRGSLGGVGSAQPRLWVPPENPCCFLGAWLIRAPRKSHLCRQRGSRSVSVDQSMFENASASTAPTPRPQHVPAAAGAPLQPSRPAGSQHLRNLGKAVGAKVNDLLRRKEPASLPSVGVMEVNASAGAMLGTGQPASEDGAVGLDTFPRLDPPPPVTKKRTPRALKTPQDMLIAPQAAGTSTRSSTEELPELPAAHPDPAEEWTGTRDPSPPECPRVPSMISSPELSGDQPTTALPVPDLIHKGSLESQWRAGERATETSPRTEKPSRRPGLEREPPGSTAQPEPCTPGREVEGPHPDLLSFE, encoded by the exons ATGTCACACGTGTGTGCGGTGCACAGCAGGATGCTTCTGGGCAATGGGCTCAGCCCCCGGCCCCTCTGGGGAGCTTGGCCAGTGCGAGGGAACAGCCAGCCTGGGCTG AGAGGGAGCCTTGGTGGGGTGGGCAGTGCACAGCCCAGGCTGTGGGTGCCCCCGGAGAACCCCTGCTGCTTCCTGGGTGCCTGGCTGATAAGGGCCCCACGTAAGTCCCATCTTTGCAGGCAGCGTGGCAG TCGCTCAGTGTCAG tGGACCAGAGCATGTTTGAGAATGCCAGCGCCAGCACAGCACCCACCCCACGGCCACAGCACGTCCCTGCCGCGGCGGGCGCCCCACTGCAGCCCTCCCGCCCTGCCGGCAGCCAGCACCTCCGCAACCTGGGCAAGGCCGTGGGGGCCAAGGTGAACGACCTCCTGCGCCGCAAGGAGCCGGCCAGCCTCCCCAGCGTGGGAGTGATGGAGGTGAATGCCAGCGCTGGGGCCATGCTGGGCACGGGACAGCCGGCCAGCGAGGATGG GGCCGTGGGGCTGGACACCTTCCCCCGGCtggaccccccaccccccgtCACCAAGAAGCGGACACCACGCGCCCTGAAGACCCCGCAGGACATGCTCATCGCGCCGCAGGCAGCAGGGACCAGCACAAGGAGCAGCACGGAGGAGCTTCCTGAACTGCCTGCAGCCCACCCCGACCCCGCAGAGGAGTGGACGGGGACGAGGGACCCATCCCCTCCAGAATGCCCTAGGGTCCCCAGCATGATCAGCAGCCCAGAGCTGAGTGGGGACCAGCCCACCACTGCCCTCCCCGTGCCCGACCTCATCCATAAGGGCAGCCTGGAGAGCCAGTGGCGAGCGGGCGAGAGGGCCACCGAGACCTCACCCCGTACAGAGAAGCCCTCCCGGAGACCTGGGCTGGAGCGTGAGCCACCGGGGAGCACAGCGCAGCCGGAGCCATGCACCCCCGGCCGGGAGGTGGAGGGCCCCCATCCTGACCTGCTGTCCTTTGAGTAG